A portion of the Rhinopithecus roxellana isolate Shanxi Qingling chromosome 21, ASM756505v1, whole genome shotgun sequence genome contains these proteins:
- the ZNF396 gene encoding LOW QUALITY PROTEIN: zinc finger protein 396 (The sequence of the model RefSeq protein was modified relative to this genomic sequence to represent the inferred CDS: inserted 1 base in 1 codon; deleted 1 base in 1 codon; substituted 1 base at 1 genomic stop codon): MSAKLGKSSSLLTQTSEECNGILTVKMEEEEQTCDLDSKLHWNSSYSPETFCQQFRQFGYQDSPRPREALSWLRELCHLWLRPEVHTKEQILELLVLEQFXAILPKELQAWVQKHHPENGEEAMTMLEDVERELDGPEQVFFGQRKDMIAEKLAPSEITEELPSSQLMPMKKXLQGASWELQSLRPHDEDIKTTNVKSAARQKTSLGKELHCDVSNILYISASQSSTYRATCEQDGRLERRQGNPSRKKQHKCDECGKIFSQSSALFLHQRIHSGEKPYACDECAKAFSRSMILIQHQRTHTDSDYEHRIAEAQNNMYFKTRLKCPRSLSGGR, from the exons ATGTCTGCAAAATTGGGAAAGTCATCATCACTCCTAACACAAACTTCAGAGGAGTGTAATGGGATTCTGACAGTGAAGATGGAAGAGGAAGAACAGACCTGTGATCTGGACTCTAAACTCCACTGGAACAGCAGCTACAGCCCAGAGACCTTCTGCCAGCAGTTCAGGCAGTTTGGCTACCAGGATTCACCTCGGCCCCGGGAGGCTCTGAGCTGGCTCCGGGAACTTTGTCATctctggctgaggccggaggtgCACACCAAGGAGCAGATCCTGGAGCTGCTGGTGCTGGAGCAGT TGGCCATCCTCCCAAAAGAGCTACAGGCCTGGGTGCAGAAGCATCATCCAGAGAATGGAGAGGAAGCTATGACTATGCTGGAGGATGTGGAGAGAGAGCTTGATGGACCAGAGCAGGT tttttttGGACAAAGGAAGGACATGATTGCAGAGAAGCTAGCACCTTCAGAAATCACTGAGGAATTGCCAAGTAGCCAGCTCATGCCCATGAAGAAGTAGCTCCAGGGAGCATCATGGGAGCTTCAGTCCTTAAGACCGCATG ATGAAGACATCAAAACTACAAATGTGAAATCCGCAGCAAGGCAGAAGACTTCTTTAGGCAAAGAACTGCATTGCGATGTCTCTAACATCCTTTATATCAGTGCCTCCCAGAGTTCCACATATAGAGCAACCTGTGAACAGGATGGTAGGCTTGAAAGGAGACAAGGAAACCCTTCTCggaaaaaacaacacaaatgtgaTGAATGTGGCAAAATCTTTAGTCAGAGCTCAGCCCTT TTTTTACATCAGAGAATCCACagtggagagaaaccttatgCATGTGACGAGTGTGCAAAGGCATTCAGCCGAAGCATGATTCTGATTCAGCATCAACGAACCCATACTG ATTCAGACTATGAACATAGGATTGCAGAGGCCCAAAATAATATGTACTTCAAGACTAGGCTGAAGTGTCCCAGGTCACTTTCAGGAGGCAGATAA